In one Deltaproteobacteria bacterium genomic region, the following are encoded:
- a CDS encoding transposase zinc-binding domain-containing protein, with protein sequence MLGSPQTEPGRPYRPRAPALGFLHRIVREHLPAFRELRPDLPRHVVEALEGYLDCGILSNGFSRLRCGGCGHEQLLPFSCKGRLCPSCQTRKMYETAAHLVDRVLPPAPYRQFVLALPRRQRYLLVTRPELVSPVHSVVVRSYYNWQRLQARRLGVRDPLCCSLTCIQRIGDALNLNVHFHSFLPDGVYTREGDTGPMIFHPLPAPTPRDLDELVLKVWRRVGRKLKALGAWEPEVEDELDVERLELGRAVGEQLFTPGLDDEVTFERKGLSAFHFGYSLHAGVAVGADDRDGLAPGARTCSAKTASSRPTASTAPPSLSWPRGPLRPTLLHPLGGEGEGTRLARGRRRRPPRAPLWRSAPATSIGRPS encoded by the coding sequence TTGCTCGGCTCCCCCCAGACCGAGCCGGGGCGCCCCTACCGTCCCCGCGCCCCGGCCCTCGGCTTCCTCCACCGGATCGTGCGCGAGCACCTGCCGGCCTTCCGAGAGCTGCGCCCCGATCTTCCCCGCCACGTCGTCGAGGCCCTCGAGGGTTATCTCGACTGCGGCATCCTCTCGAACGGCTTCTCCCGCCTGCGCTGCGGCGGCTGCGGCCACGAGCAGCTCCTGCCCTTCTCCTGCAAGGGTCGCCTCTGCCCGAGCTGCCAGACCCGCAAGATGTACGAGACCGCCGCGCATCTGGTCGACCGGGTCCTGCCGCCGGCACCCTACCGGCAGTTCGTCCTCGCGCTGCCCCGGAGGCAGCGCTACCTCCTGGTCACCCGACCGGAGCTGGTCAGCCCGGTGCACTCCGTCGTCGTGCGGAGCTACTACAACTGGCAGCGGCTCCAGGCCCGCCGGCTCGGCGTGCGCGACCCCCTCTGCTGCTCTCTGACCTGCATCCAGCGCATCGGCGACGCGCTGAATCTGAATGTCCACTTCCACAGCTTCCTCCCCGACGGGGTCTACACGCGGGAGGGCGATACCGGGCCGATGATCTTCCACCCGCTGCCGGCGCCCACGCCCCGGGACCTCGATGAGCTGGTCTTGAAGGTCTGGCGGCGCGTCGGCCGGAAGCTGAAGGCCCTCGGCGCCTGGGAGCCCGAGGTCGAGGACGAGCTGGATGTCGAGCGGCTGGAGCTGGGACGCGCCGTCGGAGAGCAGCTCTTCACGCCCGGCCTCGACGACGAGGTGACCTTCGAGCGCAAGGGGCTCTCGGCCTTTCATTTCGGCTACAGCCTCCATGCCGGTGTCGCCGTCGGCGCCGATGACCGCGACGGCCTCGCCCCAGGGGCCAGAACCTGCTCCGCTAAAACGGCGTCCTCGCGCCCAACAGCAAGCACCGCCCCGCCCTCTCTCTCATGGCCGCGCGGGCCGCTGCGCCCGACCCTGCTTCACCCCCTCGGGGGAGAAGGGGAGGGGACGAGGTTGGCCCGGGGTCGGCGTCGCCGCCCGCCTCGGGCGCCCCTCTGGAGGTCCGCCCCCGCCACCTCGATTGGAAGACCCTCCTGA
- a CDS encoding addiction module protein has protein sequence MSSPAEKLYEQALALPEDERLRLGEILLDSVPREMAEEIELAWSQEVLRRLEEIRSGKVEPLDWDEVRASLRAKFSRK, from the coding sequence ATGAGTTCCCCAGCCGAGAAGCTCTACGAGCAGGCCCTGGCCCTTCCCGAGGATGAGCGCCTGCGTCTGGGCGAGATCCTCCTCGACAGTGTTCCCCGAGAGATGGCCGAGGAGATCGAGCTCGCCTGGAGCCAGGAGGTCCTGCGCCGCCTCGAGGAGATCCGGAGCGGCAAGGTCGAGCCGCTCGACTGGGACGAGGTTCGGGCGAGCCTGCGCGCCAAGTTCTCGCGCAAGTGA
- a CDS encoding helix-turn-helix domain-containing protein, whose protein sequence is MEGTLEPLLTVRDVAHRLGVSRFTVNALVRSGALPHVRVGRAIRVHPEDLRYFSRSSQ, encoded by the coding sequence CTGGAGGGTACGCTCGAGCCGCTCCTGACCGTCCGGGACGTGGCGCACCGGCTCGGGGTGTCCCGGTTCACCGTCAACGCCCTCGTGCGCAGCGGAGCGCTTCCTCATGTCCGGGTGGGCCGGGCGATCCGGGTGCATCCCGAGGACTTGCGCTATTTCAGCCGGTCCTCCCAGTAG